From the Cucurbita pepo subsp. pepo cultivar mu-cu-16 chromosome LG05, ASM280686v2, whole genome shotgun sequence genome, one window contains:
- the LOC111796154 gene encoding protein RETICULATA-RELATED 1, chloroplastic-like, producing MSVTSPCFNLIHSAVTSTPDAFPSKLEVRASGCFTWPSSESRSSFKVVAFHYSSNVSCRIPLKCFSSEAAAKDSKVFDTDFESRIGGDGGFGGDGNGFGGSGGGDGGDGNGDGEEEREFGRILKFDDVIKEADARGVRLPEDMLEAAKATGIREVFLQRYLDLQGSGWLLGFLMNSCSMFRDRMLADPSFLFKVGTEVVIDSCCATFAEVQKRGENFWAEFELFAADLLVGVVVDIALVGMLAPYARIGQRPVSRGLLGQMQRAYSSLPSSVFEAERPGCKFTVKQRIASFFYKGVLYGSVGFGCGLIGQGIANLIMNTKRCIKKSDEDVPVPPLIQSAVLWGVFLAVSSNTRYQIVNALEQVVEFSPLAKKIPPVAMAFTVGVRFANNIYGGMQFVDWARWSGVQ from the exons ATGTCAGTAACCTCGCCCTGCTTCAATCTCATCCATTCCGCCGTTACTTCCACCCCAGATGCCTTTCCTTCGAAACTCGAAGTTAGAGCTTCGGGATGCTTTACATGGCCTTCTTCTGAATCCAGGAGCTCCTTTAAGGTTGTTGCTTTTCATTATTCATCGAATGTGAGCTGCCGGATTCCACTTAAGTGTTTTTCGTCCGAGGCGGCGGCGAAGGACTCTAAGGTCTTTGATACTGATTTTGAATCTCGAATAGGTGGGGATGGTGGTTTTGGAGGAGATGGAAATGGTTTTGGTGGCAGCGGCGGCGGTGACGGCGGCGATGGAAATGGTGATGGCGAGGAGGAGAGGGAGTTTGGACGGATATTGAAATTCGACGACGTGATCAAGGAGGCTGACGCTCGAGGAGTTAGACTTCCTGAGGATATGCTCGAGGCTGCTAAGGCAACCGGGATACGGGAAGTTTTTCTTCAGCGTTACTTGGACTTGCAG GGGTCAGGTTGGTTGTTAGGCTTCTTGATGAATTCCTGCTCCATGTTTCGTGACCGAATGCTAGCAgatccttcttttctttttaaagtcGGAACAGAG GTGGTCATAGATTCATGCTGTGCTACATTTGCTGAAGTTCAGAAAAGGGGAGAGAATTTCTGGGCAGAGTTTGAGTTATTTGCTGCTGATCTTTTGGTTGGTGTTGTGGTTGACATTGCTTTGGTTGGTATGTTAGCACCATATGCTCGTATAGGACAGCGGCCTGTATCAAGAGGTTTATTAGGACAAATGCAGCGTGCTTATTCTTCTCTTCCTAGCAG TGTTTTTGAAGCTGAAAGGCCCGGGTGTAAATTCACAGTGAAGCAGCGAATTGCATCATTTTTCTATAAG GGTGTCTTGTATGGCTCAGTGGGATTTGGATGTGGTCTCATTGGCCAGGGGATTGCTAATTTGATCATGAACACAAAACG GTGTATAAAGAAATCAGATGAGGATGTGCCTGTGCCTCCTCTCATTCAGAGTGCCGTTCTCTGGG GTGTTTTCCTTGCGGTATCTTCCAACACTCGTTATCAAATTGTGAACGCACTCGAGCAGGTGGTCGAATTCTCGCCTTTGGCAAAGAAGATTCCACCGGTGGCAATGGCCTTCACAGTTGGTGTGAGGTTTGCCAACAACATTTATGGTGGTATGCAGTTTGTGGATTGGGCAAGATGGAGTGGTgttcaataa
- the LOC111795663 gene encoding UDP-D-apiose/UDP-D-xylose synthase 2 codes for MASQNRVDLDGNPIKPITICMIGAGGFIGSHLCEKLMAETPHKVLALDVYNDKIKHLLEPDSLPWADRIQFHRLNIKNDSRLESLVRMADLTINLAAICTPADYNTRPLDTIYSNFIDAIPVVKYCSGNNKRLIHFSTCEVYGKTIGSFLPKDSPLRQDPAYYVLSEDASPCIFGPIEKQRWSYACAKQLIERLIYAEGAENGMDFTIVRPFNWIGPRMDFIPGIDGPSEGVPRVLACFSNNLLRHEPLKLVDGGQSQRTFIYIKDAIEAVLLMIENPARANGHIFNVGNPNNEVTVKQLAEMMTKVYAKVSGEPSLETPTIDISSEEFYGVGYDDSDKRIPDMTIINKQLGWNPKTSLWDLLESTLTYQHRTYAEAVKQATSKPAASS; via the exons ATGGCGTCCCAGAACAGAGTAGATCTGGACGGCAACCCGATTAAGCCGATCACCATTTGCATGATTGGCGCTGGTGGGTTCATTGGCTCTCACCTTTGTGAGAAGCTCATGGCTGAAACCCCTCACAAGGTGCTTGCTCTTGATGTTTACAATGACAAGATTAAGCACCTTCTTGAGCCCGATTCCCTCCCCTGGGCCGATCGCATCCAGTTCCACCGTCTCAATATCAAGAATGATTCCAGGCTCGAGAGTCTCGTTCGAATGGCAGATCTG ACGATAAATCTTGCTGCGATCTGTACACCGGCGGACTACAATACGCGACCACTTGACACCATTTACAGCAATTTCATCGACGCAATTCCTGTG GTTAAATACTGTTCTGGCAACAACAAGCGTCTCATTCACTTTTCAACTTGCGAAGTCTATGGTAAGACAATTGGAAGCTTTCTTCCAAAAGATAGCCCTCTTCGTCAG GATCCGGCATATTATGTTTTGAGTGAGGATGCTTCTCCTTGCATCTTTGGTCCCATTGAGAAGCAAAGATGGTCGTATGCATGTGCGAAACAATTGATTGAGAGGCTGATTTATG CTGAGGGTGCTGAAAATGGGATGGATTTTACAATTGTAAGACCATTCAACTGGATCGGACCAAGGATGGACTTCATTCCTGGCATCGATGGCCCAAGTGAGGGCGTTCCCAGGGTTCTAGCTTGCTTTAGCAAT AATCTCCTTCGACACGAGCCACTGAAGCTTGTGGATGGCGGTCAATCCCAAAGAACATTCATATACATTAAGGATGCCATTGAAGCAGTTCTTTTGATGATT GAAAACCCAGCAAGGGCCAATGGCCATATCTTCAATGTGGGCAACCCCAACAATGAAGTAACAGTGAAGCAGCTTGCTGAAATGATGACCAAG GTTTATGCAAAGGTAAGCGGGGAACCTTCGCTCGAGACCCCGACAATCGATATAAGCTCTGAAGAATTCTATGGCGTGGGCTATGACGACAGTGATAAGAGAATTCCTGACATGACCATCATCAACAAGCAACTCG GTTGGAACCCGAAGACATCACTCTGGGACCTGCTGGAATCGACTTTGACCTACCAACATCGAACATATGCGGAGGCAGTGAAGCAGGCAACATCAAAACCAGCTGCATCTAGCTAG
- the LOC111796076 gene encoding GDSL esterase/lipase At5g22810-like has protein sequence MDVTCLAIFFLLLAPLSQSLANGQPLVPAMFTFGDSVLDVGINNHLKTLMKANFPPYGRDFVTHNPTGRFCNGKLASDFTADYLGFTSYPQAYLGEAGGKNLLIGASFASAASGYLDTTAHLYNALSLTQQLEYYKEYQNKVAEFAGKPNASAIISGAIYLVSAGSNDFLQNYYVNPLVYKKYTVTQFADILIASYINFIQNLYALGARRIGVTTLPPLGCLPTAITIFGSDSNECVGKLNNDAVSFNSKLNATSQSLHAELPGLNLVVLDTYKPLYQLVTKPAENGFFEARKACCGTGLLETSILCNKESVGTCANASEYVFWDGFHPSEAANKFLADNLLPAGISLIS, from the exons ATGGATGTGACTTGTTTAgccattttcttccttctccttgCGCCTCTGAGCCAATCTCTGGCAAATGGGCAGCCACTGGTTCCTGCAATGTTCACATTTGGGGACTCTGTTCTTGATGTGGGCATCAACAATCACCTCAAAACCCTCATGAAAGCTAACTTTCCCCCTTATGGGAGAGATTTTGTTACTCACAACCCCACTGGAAGGTTCTGCAATGGAAAACTTGCCTCAGATTTCACTG CTGACTACTTGGGATTTACATCTTACCCACAAGCTTACCTGGGAGAAGCAGGAGGAAAGAACCTCCTGATTGGAGCAAGCTTTGCCTCAGCTGCTTCTGGATACCTTGACACAACAGCCCACCTATAT AATGCTCTTTCCCTAACGCAGCAGCTGGAATACTACAAGGAGTATCAGAACAAAGTAGCAGAATTTGCTGGCAAACCCAACGCTTCAGCTATCATATCTGGTGCTATTTACCTTGTCAGTGCGGGGAGCAATGACTTTCTGCAGAACTATTACGTGAATCCTCTGGTTTACAAGAAATATACTGTTACTCAGTTTGCTGACATTCTCATCGCCTCCTACATCAACTTCATTCAG AATCTTTATGCATTGGGAGCACGGAGGATTGGAGTGACAACATTACCACCGCTTGGATGTCTTCCGACAGCCATAACAATCTTTGGATCTGACAGCAATGAGTGTGTGGGGAAGCTAAACAATGATGCAGTTTCATTCAATAGCAAGCTCAATGCCACATCTCAGAGCTTGCATGCCGAGCTTCCTGGCCTCAATTTGGTTGTCTTGGACACTTACAAGCCTCTCTATCAACTTGTCACAAAGCCTGCTGAAAACG GTTTCTTCGAGGCAAGGAAGGCGTGCTGTGGCACAGGCTTGCTCGAGACATCAATCCTATGCAACAAAGAATCGGTAGGGACATGTGCGAACGCATCTGAATACGTGTTCTGGGATGGATTCCACCCATCAGAAGCTGCAAACAAGTTCTTGGCCGATAATCTACTCCCCGCTGGCATCTCTCTCATTTCATAA
- the LOC111794906 gene encoding uncharacterized protein LOC111794906 isoform X1, translated as MFGLKRLVPHACSIRASLTMQLSGYQEKFLVFPSLHLAQLTSNRFLDIYQLGNKTAIEKERARLADEMNRGYFADLAELKQHGGKIAAANKILIPAMAAVKFPEFEVSYSDGKSLKLPIKFDANEVEGNNSASALPVATLLCLSFRESSQAMINSWSAPFLDAFSSSKNVQLYEVSFIDSWLLCRNPIKKLLLRLMRKSSDNALNDSLQRKIVYSFGDHYYFRKELKIINLLSGYIFLLDKFGRIRWQGFGLATQEEVSSLLSCASLLLEEK; from the exons ATGTTTGGGTTGAAGCGATTAGTTCCTCATGCGTGCTCGATTCGAGCTTCTTTAACAATGCAGCTCTCTGGTTACCAGGAAAAATTCCTTGTTTTTCCTTCGCTGCACTTAGCTCAGCTGACTTCCAATCGCTTCCTCGACATTTATCAG CTTGGAAACAAAACAGCCATTGAGAAAGAGCGCGCTCGACT TGCAGATGAAATGAACAGAGGATACTTTGCTGATCTTGCAGAGCTTAAGCAACATGGTGGAAAG ATTGCAGCAGCTAACAAGATTCTGATTCCGGCTATGGCTGCTGTAAAATTTCCCGAGTTTGAAGTGAGCTATTCTGATGGTAAATCGTTGAAGCTACCCATTAAATTCGATGCTAATGAGGTTGAAGGCAATAATTCGGCATCGGCCTTGCCTGTGGCCACATTACTGTGTCTTTCTTTCAGAGAAAGCTCCCAG GCCATGATTAATTCTTGGAGTGCCCCTTTTCTTGATGCCTTTTCGAGTTCAAAGAATGTCCAGTTATACGAG GTTTCATTTATAGACTCGTGGTTGTTATGTCGGAATCCAATTAAGAAATTGCTTCTTCGGCTGATGAGGAAATCCAGTGACAATGCACTGAATGATTCACTTCAAAGGAAGATTGTATACTCGTTTGGCGACCATTATTACTTCAGAAAGGagctcaaaataataaatcttcTCTCTGG GTATATATTTCTGCTTGACAAATTTGGTAGAATAAGATGGCAAGGATTTGGATTGGCAACTCAAGAGGAGGTGTCATCTCTTCTTTCATGCGCGTCACTTCTTTTGGAAGAGAAATAA
- the LOC111794906 gene encoding uncharacterized protein LOC111794906 isoform X2 yields the protein MNRGYFADLAELKQHGGKIAAANKILIPAMAAVKFPEFEVSYSDGKSLKLPIKFDANEVEGNNSASALPVATLLCLSFRESSQAMINSWSAPFLDAFSSSKNVQLYEVSFIDSWLLCRNPIKKLLLRLMRKSSDNALNDSLQRKIVYSFGDHYYFRKELKIINLLSGYIFLLDKFGRIRWQGFGLATQEEVSSLLSCASLLLEEK from the exons ATGAACAGAGGATACTTTGCTGATCTTGCAGAGCTTAAGCAACATGGTGGAAAG ATTGCAGCAGCTAACAAGATTCTGATTCCGGCTATGGCTGCTGTAAAATTTCCCGAGTTTGAAGTGAGCTATTCTGATGGTAAATCGTTGAAGCTACCCATTAAATTCGATGCTAATGAGGTTGAAGGCAATAATTCGGCATCGGCCTTGCCTGTGGCCACATTACTGTGTCTTTCTTTCAGAGAAAGCTCCCAG GCCATGATTAATTCTTGGAGTGCCCCTTTTCTTGATGCCTTTTCGAGTTCAAAGAATGTCCAGTTATACGAG GTTTCATTTATAGACTCGTGGTTGTTATGTCGGAATCCAATTAAGAAATTGCTTCTTCGGCTGATGAGGAAATCCAGTGACAATGCACTGAATGATTCACTTCAAAGGAAGATTGTATACTCGTTTGGCGACCATTATTACTTCAGAAAGGagctcaaaataataaatcttcTCTCTGG GTATATATTTCTGCTTGACAAATTTGGTAGAATAAGATGGCAAGGATTTGGATTGGCAACTCAAGAGGAGGTGTCATCTCTTCTTTCATGCGCGTCACTTCTTTTGGAAGAGAAATAA